The following are encoded in a window of Camelus ferus isolate YT-003-E chromosome 20, BCGSAC_Cfer_1.0, whole genome shotgun sequence genomic DNA:
- the LOC102519206 gene encoding olfactory receptor 2B11: MELINNSYPEEFILLGFADRPWLEVPLFIILLITYPMAMMGNIAIILVSKLDPRLHSPMYFFLTNLSFLDMCYTTSIVPQMLFNLGSSKKTISYMWCAVQLYFFHIMGGTECLLLALMSFDRYMAICKPLHYTLVMNQHACILLASTVWLSGMTYAVSEATVTLQLPLCGQNTLDHLVCEIPVLIKTACGKKGANELTLSVVCIFMLAVPLCLILASYACIGYAVFKIKSSEGRKKAFGTCSSHLIVVFLFYGPAISMYLQPPSSISRDQPKFMALFYGVVTPTLNPFIYTLRNKDVKGALGSLVRSIFTSK, translated from the coding sequence ATGGAATTAATTAACAACAGCTATCCTGAAGAGTTTATTCTACTAGGCTTTGCTGACCGTCCTTGGCTAGAGGTTCCTCTATTCATTATTCTTCTTATAACATACCCCATGGCCATGATGGGGAACATAGCCATCATTCTGGTGTCCAAGTTAGACCCCCGATTGCACAGtcccatgtatttcttcctcacCAACCTCTCCTTTTTGGACATGTGCTACACCACAAGCATCGTCCCTCAAATGCTATTTAACCTGGGAAGTTCTAAGAAGACAATCAGCTATATGTGGTGTGCAGTTCAGCTCTACTTCTTCCACATAATGGGGGGCACTGAATGTCTGCTTTTGGCTCTGATGTCTTTCGATCGCTAcatggccatctgcaagcctctACACTACACCCTCGTCATGAATCAACATGCCTGTATCCTATTAGCGTCCACTGTGTGGCTGAGTGGAATGACCTATGCTGTCTCAGAGGCCACTGTTACATTACAGTTACCACTGTGTGGTCAAAACACACTGGATCACTTGGTATGTGAGATTCCTGTTCTGATAAAGACTGCTTGTGGTAAAAAGGGTGCCAATGAGCTCACACTCTCTGTGGTATGCATTTTTATGTTAGCTGTGCCACTATGCTTAATTCTTGCTTCCTATGCTTGTATTGGATATGCTGTATTTAAGATTAAATcttcagagggaagaaaaaaagccttTGGGACATGTTCCTCCCATCtcattgttgttttcttattttatggccCAGCAATTAGCATGTACCTTCAGCCCCCCTCTTCCATCTCAAGGGATCAGCCCAAGTTCATGGCTCTCTTCTATGGAGTGGTGACCCCTACACTCAACCCGTTCATCTATACTCTAAGGAATAAGGATGTAAAGGGGGCACTGGGCAGCCTGGTGAGGAGCATTTTCACTTCCAAGTGA
- the LOC102522864 gene encoding olfactory receptor 2J3, whose translation MAMEKINSSSEGYFVLLGFSNWPHLEFVLFVVILMFYLMTLVGNLFIIILSYLDSHLHTPMYFFLSNLSILDLCYTTSSIPQLLVNLWGPEKTISYSGCMIQLYFSLALGTTECVLLVVMSYDRYAAVCRPLHYTVLMHPRLCHILAAACWVSGFTTSALHSIFTFWVPLCGHRQVDHFFCEVPALLRLSCVDTRANELTLMVMSSIFVLIPLILILSSYGAIAQAVLRMQSTTGLQKVFGTCGAHLMVVSLFFIPAMCIYLQPPSGKPQDQGKFIALFYTVVTPSLNPLIYTLRNRDVRGAVKRLMGQE comes from the coding sequence atggcaATGGAAAAAATCAATTCAAGTTCTGAAGGCTACTTTGTTCTACTGGGTTTTTCTAATTGGCCTCATCTTGAATTTGTTCTCTTTGTGGTTATCTTGATGTTCTACTTGATGACATTGGTAGGCAACCTATTTATCATTATCTTGTCATACTTGGACTCCCATCTCCACACacccatgtatttcttcctctcaAATCTTTCTATTTTGGATCTCTGCTACACCACCAGCTCCATCCCTCAGTTGCTTGTCAACCTCTGGGGCCCAGAGAAAACCATCTCTTACTCTGGTTGCATGATTCAGCTTTACTTTTCCCTTGCATTGGGAACCACAGAATGTGTGCTACTGGTGGTGATGTCCTATGACCGTTATGCAGCTGTATGTAGACCCTTGCATTACACTGTCCTCATGCACCCTCGCTTATGCCATATATTGGCTGCGGCTTGTTGGGTGAGTGGTTTTACCACCTCAGCACTTCATTCCATCTTTACCTTCTGGGTACCCCTGTGTGGACATCGCCAAGTGGACCATTTCTTCTGTGAAGTTCCAGCACTGCTGCGACTGTCATGCGTTGATACCCGTGCCAACGAGCTGACCCTCATGGTCATGAGCTCCATTTTTGTTCTCATACCTCTCATCCTCATTCTTAGTTCCTATGGTGCCATTGCCCAGGCTGTACTGAGGATGCAGTCAACAACTGGACTTCAGAAAGTCTTTGGCACATGTGGAGCCCATCTTATGGTTGTATCCCTCTTTTTCATTCCAGCCATGTGCATATATCTCCAGCCACCATCAGGAAAGCCTCAAGATCAGGGCAAGTTCATTGCCCTGTTTTATACTGTTGTCACACCTAGCCTCAACCCTCTAATCTACACTCTCAGAAACAGAGATGTAAGAGGGGCAGTAAAGAGATTAATGGGGCAAGAGTGA
- the LOC102522607 gene encoding olfactory receptor 10C1, translating to MNLSCSLWQDNSMSVKRFAFARFSEVTEQCFLLFTLILLMFLASLTGNALIALAIWTNPVLHTPMYFFLANLSLLEIGYTCSVVPKMLQSLVSEARGISREGCATQMFFFALFGISECCLLAAMAFDRYMAICSPLHYATRMSRGLCVHLAMVSWGVGCMAGLGQTNYIFSLDFCGPCEINHFFCDLHPILALACGDTSHNEAAVFVVAILCISSPFLLIIASYGRILTAVLILPSPEGRRKALSTCSSHLLVVTLFYGSASVTYLRPKASHSQGMDKFLSLFYTVVTSMLNPIIYSLRNKEVKAALQRTLGKKNF from the coding sequence ATGAACCTCAGTTGTTCCCTGTGGCAGGACAACAGCATGTCTGTGAAACGCTTTGCATTTGCCAGATTCTCTGAGGTCACTGAAcagtgtttccttttatttacccTCATCCTACTCATGTTCTTAGCATCACTGACAGGCAATGCTCTCATAGCCCTTGCCATCTGGACCAACCCGGTCCTCCAtacccccatgtacttcttcctggcCAACTTGTCTCTCTTGGAGATTGGCTACACTTGCTCTGTCGTACCCAAGATGCTGCAGAGCCTTGTGAGTGAGGCCCGAGGAATCTCTCGGGAGGGTTGTGCTACACAGATGTTCTTCTTCGCATTATTTGGTATCAGTGAGTGCTGTCTTTTGGCAGCCATGGCTTTTGACCGCTATATGGCCATATGCTCCCCACTTCACTATGCAACACGTATGAGTCGTGGACTGTGTGTCcatttggcaatggtttcttggGGAGTGGGATGCATGGCAGGCTTAGGCCAGACCAACTACATTTTCTCCTTGGATTTCTGTGGCCCCTGTGAAATCAACCACTTCTTCTGTGACCTCCACCCTATCCTGGCACTTGCTTGTGGCGATACATCCCACAATGAGGCTGCGGTCTTTGTCGTGGCCAtcctttgcatttccagcccattttTATTAATCATTGCTTCTTATGGCAGAATTCTAACTGCTGTGCTGATCTTGCCCTCCCCTGAAGGCCGCCGAAAAGCTCTTTCCACCTGTTCTTCCCACCTACTTGTAGTAACACTCTTCTATGGCTCAGCATCTGTCACCTACTTGAGGCCCAAGGCTAGCCATTCACAAGGAATGGATAAATTCCTAAGCCTATTCTATACAGTGGTGACATCCATGCTCAACCCTATCATCTATAGTTTAAGGAACAAGGAAGTCAAGGCAGCTCTTCAGAGAACTCTGGGCAAAAAAAACTTTTGA
- the LOC102523116 gene encoding olfactory receptor 2B11, whose protein sequence is MNSGNASTPEVFILLGFSDHPWLEMPLFVIVLAAYIFTLVGNISIIVVSRVDPHLDSPMYFFLSNLSFLDLCFTTTTIPQLLLNLWGPDKSISYGGCVTQFCMFHFLGATECILLAVMSLDHFMAICKPLRYPVIMHQRVCIFLVLMAWLSGLANSLLQSSLTIQLPLCGNNKVDDFLCEVPVMIKMSCADTTFNVAMLSIVGTFYSLLPLSLILVSYGFIVATVLRIRSSEGKKKAFNTCSSHIIVVSLFYGPVISMYVQPSATISQDKNKLMSLFYSLVTPMLNPFIYTLRNKDMKGAMMTLIVSLYHQRRE, encoded by the coding sequence ATGAATTCAGGCAATGCAAGTACTCCAGAGGTTTTCATTCTTCTGGGTTTCTCTGACCATCCCTGGTTGGAAATGCCACTCTTCGTAATAGTGCTTGCTGCTTACATCTTCACACTAGTGGGAAACATCTCAATTATTGTGGTATCCAGGGTAGATCCTCATCTTGACAGCCCTatgtacttcttcctttccaacctcTCCTTCCTGGACCTTTGTTTTACCACAACCACCATCCCTCAACTGCTGCTGAACCTCTGGGGCCCAGATAAATCTATCAGCTATGGAGGCTGTGTGACCCAGTTTTGTATGTTTCACTTCCTGGGAGCCACTGAATGCATCCTCTTAGCTGTAATGTCCTTGGATCATTTcatggccatctgcaagccttTGAGGTACCCAGTTATCATGCATCAGCGAGTCTGTATCTTCCTTGTGCTCATGGCATGGCTAAGTGGTTTGGCTAACTCCTTGCTTCAGTCATCCCTCACCATCCAGCTGCCACTTTGTGGCAACAACAAGGTAGATGATTTCCTGTGTGAGGTCCCAGTGATGATCAAGATGTCATGTGCCGACACTACATTCAATGTAGCTATGCTCTCCATCGTGGGGACATTCTAttccttgcttcctttgtcaCTTATCCTTGTCTCCTATGGGTTCATTGTAGCTACAGTGCTCAGAATTCGGTCCtcagagggaaagaagaaggcCTTTAACACGTGTAGTTCTCATATTATTGTTGTATCTCTCTTCTATGGACCAGTAATTAGCATGTACGTTCAACCTTCGGCTACTATCTCCCAGGACAAGAACAAACTCATGTCCCTGTTCTACAGCTTGGTGACTCCTATGCTTAACCCTTTTATTTACACTTTGAGGAACAAGGACATGAAAGGGGCAATGATGACGCTTATTGTCTCATTGTACCACcaaagaagagaataa